A window of the Teredinibacter franksiae genome harbors these coding sequences:
- a CDS encoding transposase, which yields MLMSRLVGCGWIGAYTRLGSLSAFMQQLNQVIARQANQEEHCTGRFWEGRFKSQALLTEEALLTAMAYVDLNPIRAKMAESPETSEHTSVQERINPRFELKQALTHNPDINPHHFSRFSVKELAAFEGNIRSDIQHGVLFDIKDYLTLVDTTGRIQRKDKRGYIASESLPILQRLGIDADDWLDNTQKFEAIFYKKFHYRRRDKNVA from the coding sequence ATGTTAATGTCGCGCCTTGTAGGGTGTGGTTGGATTGGCGCTTACACACGCCTTGGCAGCTTAAGCGCGTTTATGCAGCAACTAAATCAAGTCATCGCACGCCAGGCCAACCAAGAAGAACACTGCACTGGCCGATTCTGGGAGGGGCGATTTAAATCTCAAGCCTTATTGACCGAGGAGGCTCTGTTAACCGCTATGGCCTACGTGGATTTAAACCCCATACGCGCAAAAATGGCCGAGTCACCCGAAACTTCTGAACACACCAGCGTTCAAGAGCGAATAAACCCTCGCTTTGAACTGAAACAAGCTTTAACCCACAACCCGGATATCAACCCTCATCACTTCAGCCGCTTTTCCGTTAAAGAATTAGCCGCTTTTGAGGGGAATATTCGGTCTGATATACAACACGGCGTATTATTCGATATCAAAGATTACCTCACGTTAGTGGATACGACTGGCCGTATTCAGCGTAAAGATAAGCGCGGTTACATCGCCAGTGAATCTCTACCCATTCTGCAACGGCTAGGCATCGACGCTGACGACTGGCTGGATAACACGCAAAAATTTGAAGCGATCTTCTATAAAAAATTCCATTATAGGCGGCGAGATAAAAACGTCGCTTAG